Proteins found in one Anopheles aquasalis chromosome 3, idAnoAquaMG_Q_19, whole genome shotgun sequence genomic segment:
- the LOC126575214 gene encoding ficolin-2-like, translated as MFQIISVIVLLNLSTVLCDTSATLAPLLSHDEVHGFPFEMIMTRLQQLEHHIIEKDLQSDARITSLVSAVDNLVVSVDRLNWVAQQSARTINELGFNGKVIAQNLTALQRDVRDLLARQQTLITRQELSQLALQGRCNATFNGAGRKYTSCKTLPFRTSGVYQIHPEKSFKEPMTVLCDQEYDSGGWVVIQHRFDGSTNFYRDWKEYKNGFGDLEGEFWLGLDRIHQLTTSKPHELVVLLEDFDGNKTFAKYNLFEIGGESQQYTMTKLSGFTGTAGDSLSDKLGKKFTTLDADNDTWDKNCAVEYTGAWWYTACHGSNLNGLYLRGETKIFAKGMVWKAFRGYHHSLKSSKMMIRPTS; from the exons ATGTTTCAAATCATCTCCGTGATAGTTTTGCTGAATTTAAGCACAGTGTTGTGTGATACAAGTGCTACATTGGCCCCCCTACTAAGTCATGACGAAGTGCATGGATTTCCTTTTGAAATGATCATGACAAGACTGCAGCAGTTGGAGCACCACATCATTGAAAAGGATCTACAATCTGATGCAAGGATCACCAGCCTTGTTAGCGCAGTGGATAATCTCGTTGTGTCAGTCGACAGGCTGAATTGGGTAGCACAGCAAAGTGCTCGTACGATCAATGAGCTAGGTTTCAACGGAAAAGTAATTGCACAGAATCTTACCGCCTTGCAACGAGATGTGAGAGATCTGCTGGCAAGACAGCAAACGCTTATCACACGCCAAGAGCTCAGCCAACTCGCTCTACAAGGACGATGCAACGCCACGTTCAATGGAGCTGGAAGAAAATATACATCCTGCAAGACATTACCATTCCGCACGTCCGGAGTGTATCAGATTCATCCGGAAAAATCGTTCAAAGAACCGATGACGGTGTTGTGCGATCAAGAGTACGATTCCGGTGGCTGGGTAGTCATTCAGCACCGTTTCGATGGATCGACCAATTTCTATCGTGATTGGAAGGAGTACAAGAATGGGTTTGGTGATCTAGAGGGTGAGTTTTGGCTTGGACTTGATCGTATTCATCAGCTGACCACTTCGAAGCCACatgagctggtggtgcttttggAGGACTTTGATGGTAACAAGACGTTCGCCAAGTACAATCTGTTCGAGATCGGAGGAGAAAGTCAACAATACACGATGACCAAGCTATCAGGTTTCACGGGAACCGCCGGAGATTCCTTAAGCGATAAGCTAGGAAAGAAATTTACAACTCTCGATGCAGACAATGATACTTGGGACAAAAACTGTGCCGTCGAATATACCGGCGCTTGGTGGTACACGGCGTGCCATGGCAG TAATTTGAATGGCCTGTATCTACGCGGAGAGACGAAGATATTTGCCAAGGGAATGGTGTGGAAGGCTTTCCGAGGATATCATCACTCTTTAAAATCCTCAAAAATGATGATTAGACCTACCTCTTAG
- the LOC126575755 gene encoding ficolin-2-like gives MVNILFVIVLLNLGPVLCDTSATLAPLLSHDEVHGFPFEMIMTRLQQLEHHIIEKDLQSDARITSLVSAVDNLVVSVDRLNWVAQQSARTINELGFNGKVIAQNLTALQRDVRDLLARQQTLITRQELSQLALQGRCNATFDGPRGKYTSCKTLPFRSSGVYQIHPEKSFKEPMTVLCDQEYDSGGWVVIQHRFDGSTNFYRDWKEYKNGFGDLEGEFWLGLDRIHQLTSSKPHELVILLEDFEGNKTFAKYDLFEIGGESQQYTLDKISGYTGTAADGLTTQVGMKFTTLDADNDTWGKNCAVEFTGAWWYTACHSSNLNGQYLRGETKLYAKGMTWSPFRGQYYSLKTSKMMIRPTDQ, from the exons ATGGTGAACATTCTCTTCGTGATAGTTTTGCTGAATTTAGGCCCAGTGTTGTGTGATACAAGTGCTACATTGGCCCCCCTACTAAGTCATGACGAAGTGCATGGATTTCCTTTTGAAATGATCATGACAAGACTGCAGCAGTTGGAGCACCACATCATTGAAAAGGATCTACAGTCTGATGCAAGGATCACCAGCCTTGTTAGCGCAGTGGATAATCTCGTTGTGTCAGTCGACAGGCTGAATTGGGTAGCACAGCAAAGTGCTCGTACGATCAATGAGCTAGGTTTCAACGGAAAAGTAATTGCACAGAATCTTACCGCCTTGCAACGAGATGTGAGAGATCTGCTGGCAAGACAGCAAACGCTTATCACACGCCAAGAGCTCAGCCAACTCGCTCTACAAGGACGATGCAACGCCACGTTTGATGGACCTAGAGGGAAATATACATCCTGCAAGACGCTACCGTTCCGCTCGTCCGGAGTGTATCAGATTCATCCGGAAAAATCGTTCAAAGAACCGATGACGGTGTTGTGCGATCAAGAGTACGATTCCGGTGGCTGGGTAGTCATTCAGCACCGTTTCGATGGATCGACCAATTTCTATCGTGATTGGAAGGAGTACAAGAATGGGTTTGGTGATCTAGAGGGTGAGTTTTGGCTTGGACTTGATCGTATTCATCAACTGACCTCGTCGAAGCCGCATGAGCTGGTTATTCTTTTGGAGGACTTTGAAGGCAACAAGACGTTCGCCAAGTACGATCTGTTCGAGATTGGAGGAGAAAGCCAACAGTACACCCTAGACAAGATATCAGGATATACCGGGACGGCTGCAGATGGTTTAACTACTCAggttggaatgaaatttacAACTCTCGATGCAGACAATGATACTTGGGGCAAAAACTGTGCCGTCGAGTTTACCGGTGCTTGGTGGTACACTGCGTGTCATAGCAG CAACCTTAATGGGCAATATCTACGGGGTGAAACCAAACTATATGCCAAGGGAATGACGTGGTCTCCGTTTCGAGGACAATATTATTCATTGAAAACGTCGAAAATGATGATTAGACCGACCGATCAATAA
- the LOC126574596 gene encoding lachesin: MLILQTIKVIVLALKLLPTRFTHRNVLFMIYLVTLVTHVMMDEPRFAQPIPNVTVAVGRDANLPCVVEHLGNFKVAWIHIDRQMILTIHRHVISRIPRYSVTYDNSNTWLLHVSQAQQDDRGYYMCQVNTNPMISQVGYLQVVVPPNILDIESTPSSVAVRENQNINMTCRADGFPTPKIIWRREDGQSITVERKKKVMVYDGEVLHLTKVSRNEMGAYLCIATNGVPPSVSKRIILDVEFSPMIWVPNQLVGAPLSTDVTIDCHTEAHPRAIIYWVYNSVMVLPSKKYIIDYNENSYRAHMKLTIKGLSMGDFGNYRCISKNSLGETEGSIRVYEIPLPSTPSKQITHVMEPKETVPVVVSRNESIKVAAQPEVLFPMKNDESYAQRSPNGIPFERKGSLAIGQSFSYTDMPPKEFGVSNDVRRSCSSFSLLSLISVPPTLLALYHNTMGARLMLLLLPL; this comes from the exons ATGCTGATACTACAGACGATCAAAGTGATTGTGCTAGCGCTGAAGCTTCTGCCGACGCGCTTCACGCATCGGAATGTACTGTTCATGATTTACTTGGTAACCCTCGTCACACATG TGATGATGGATGAACCAAGATTCGCGCAGCCCATACCGAACGTCACGGTTGCTGTAGGCCGTGACGCAAACCTTCCGTGTGTTGTAGAGCACCTGGGAAATTTCAAA GTCGCGTGGATACACATCGATCGGCAGATGATACTGACGATACACCGGCATGTGATATCGCGCATCCCACGGTACAGCGTGACGTACGATAACTCCAACACCTGGCTGCTACACGTTAGCCAGGCGCAGCAGGACGATCGAGGGTATTACATGTGCCAGGTGAACACCAATCCGATGATAAGCCAGGTTGGTTATCTTCAGGTTGTTG TGCCTCCCAACATCCTGGACATCGAAAGCacaccgtcgtcggtggcggtgcgggAAAATCAAAATATCAACATGACGTGCCGTGCCGATGGGTTTCCCACGCCCAAGATCATCTGGCGTCGCGAGGACGGCCAGAGCATTACGgtggagcgaaagaagaaag TGATGGTATACGACGGCGAGGTGCTCCATCTGACGAAAGTAAGCCGCAACGAAATGGGCGCTTATCTCTGCATCGCCACTAATGGTGTGCCACCGTCGGTGTCTAAGCGGATTATCCTCGATGTGGAGT TTTCACCGATGATATGGGTACCGAATCAATTAGTTGGGGCACCACTTTCCACCGACGTCACCATCGATTGCCATACTGAGGCCCACCCTAG AGCCATCATCTACTGGGTTTACAACTCGGTGATGGTACTTCCGAGTAAAAAGTACATCATCGATTACAACGAAAACTCGTACCG AGCCCACATGAAGCTCACTATCAAGGGCTTATCGATGGGGGATTTCGGGAACTATCGCTGCATTTCGAAAAATTCGCTCGGTGAAACGGAGGGTTCGATTCGTGTTTACG AAATTCCACTTCCATCGACACCGTCGAAGCAAATTACTCACGTCATGGAACCGAAGGAAA CGGTCCCGGTCGTGGTGTCACGTAATGAAAGCATTAAGGTCGCCGCCCAACCCGAGGTCCTGTTTCCGATGAAGAATGACGAAAGCTACGCCCAGCGCTCACCGAACGGGATCCCTTTCGAGCGCAAGGGATCGCTCGCCATCGGCCAAAGTTTCTCCTACACCGATATGCCACCGAAGGAGTTCGGCGTGTCTAATG ATGTACGCCGCAGCTGCTCTTCGTTCTCGCTGTTATCGCTCATTAGTGTACCGCCAACGCTGCTCGCCCTCTACCACAACACGATGGGGGCacggttgatgctgctgctgttgccactgtAA